A genomic region of Candidatus Roizmanbacteria bacterium CG_4_9_14_0_2_um_filter_38_17 contains the following coding sequences:
- a CDS encoding 2-oxoacid:acceptor oxidoreductase subunit alpha, whose amino-acid sequence MIDFTWKIGGPAGFGIKTTGDMFSKVMMRGGYHIFDYVEYPSLIRGGHNVTETRVSSKEVFSQKKNVDVLVVLNKESYDLHKAELSEISYVIYDKDQFEIKPEEVVKGVELIPVPLRQITKDVGATKVMENNVALGASLGLVNADLKLLFELIEKQFGRKGEEVVAENHKVAEAGYKHVQKLTSKLEVPFKLTDNQEYIERSFVTGNDAVALGAIVAGCQMYIAYPMSPSSSILHTLAAAAEKVGMVVRHSEDEIAVINSACGAGYAGARVMIGTSGGGFSLMVEGLGLVALTETPLVIVDAQRPGPATGMPTWTGQGDLRFVLHAHQDDFPRIVLAPGDVEESFELGWKAFNYAEKYQLPVFILLDKYLSESHKSTEAVKAEGVTIDRGKIVDNWDSKREQYLRYKRTDDGIAPRSVPGTPNALFTANSYEHDEYGYSSEDPQMRIDQVGRRNRKLEEFVKLELPEPEVYGPAESELTLVGWGSTKGPVLQAMQTDHLNFNYLHLNYLWPFPSAKVKDVLSKAKNILLIEGNSAAELGGLIRQETGIKIEDRYLKYDGRPFYPEDILERIKK is encoded by the coding sequence ATGATCGATTTCACGTGGAAAATTGGCGGGCCTGCTGGTTTTGGCATAAAGACAACAGGGGATATGTTCTCAAAAGTGATGATGCGAGGGGGGTATCATATTTTTGATTATGTTGAGTATCCTTCTTTAATTCGCGGAGGACATAATGTCACCGAAACGAGAGTCTCTTCTAAAGAAGTATTTTCCCAGAAAAAAAATGTAGATGTATTAGTAGTTCTCAATAAGGAAAGCTACGATTTACACAAGGCTGAGCTATCAGAAATTTCTTATGTAATTTATGATAAGGATCAGTTTGAAATTAAGCCCGAGGAGGTAGTAAAAGGCGTAGAGCTTATTCCTGTGCCTTTGCGTCAAATAACTAAAGATGTAGGAGCGACAAAAGTCATGGAAAATAATGTTGCTCTAGGAGCCTCATTGGGTCTAGTTAACGCAGATCTTAAGCTGTTATTTGAGTTAATTGAGAAACAGTTTGGCAGAAAAGGTGAAGAAGTAGTTGCAGAAAATCATAAAGTAGCTGAAGCGGGATATAAGCATGTACAAAAGCTCACTAGTAAATTAGAGGTGCCATTTAAACTTACAGATAATCAAGAATATATTGAGCGTAGTTTCGTAACGGGGAATGATGCTGTAGCTCTTGGAGCAATAGTGGCAGGTTGCCAGATGTACATAGCTTATCCAATGTCTCCGTCTTCTTCAATCTTACATACTTTAGCAGCTGCAGCTGAAAAAGTGGGAATGGTTGTAAGGCATTCTGAAGATGAAATTGCTGTTATAAACAGTGCTTGTGGAGCTGGATATGCTGGGGCAAGAGTAATGATTGGTACTTCTGGAGGTGGTTTTTCACTGATGGTTGAAGGGTTAGGTTTGGTTGCTTTAACTGAAACACCGCTAGTAATTGTTGATGCGCAGCGACCTGGTCCAGCAACAGGAATGCCTACTTGGACAGGACAAGGAGATCTACGTTTTGTTTTGCATGCACACCAGGACGATTTTCCGCGCATAGTGTTAGCGCCAGGAGATGTTGAAGAGTCATTCGAGTTAGGTTGGAAAGCCTTTAATTATGCGGAGAAATACCAATTACCCGTGTTTATTTTACTAGATAAGTACCTTTCAGAGAGTCATAAATCTACAGAGGCTGTTAAAGCAGAAGGAGTAACAATTGATAGAGGAAAAATAGTAGATAACTGGGATTCTAAAAGAGAACAGTATTTAAGATATAAGAGAACTGACGATGGAATAGCGCCACGCTCTGTTCCGGGGACGCCAAATGCTTTGTTTACAGCTAATTCATATGAGCACGACGAATATGGTTATTCAAGCGAGGATCCACAGATGAGAATAGATCAGGTAGGTCGGCGCAATAGAAAATTGGAAGAATTTGTTAAATTAGAATTACCGGAGCCGGAGGTTTACGGTCCCGCCGAGTCGGAATTAACGCTTGTTGGCTGGGGTTCTACTAAAGGACCAGTGTTACAAGCTATGCAAACAGATCATCTCAATTTTAATTATCTACATCTTAATTATCTCTGGCCATTTCCCTCAGCTAAAGTGAAAGATGTGCTTAGTAAAGCAAAAAATATACTTTTGATTGAAGGGAATAGTGCGGCTGAACTAGGAGGGCTAATTCGCCAAGAGACAGGTATTAAGATCGAGGATAGATATTTAAAGTATGACGGGAGACCATTTTATCCGGAAGATATTCTAGAAAGGATCAAAAAATAA
- a CDS encoding ferredoxin, protein MSDTQTKQVGDLSVTVDRSLCIGAASCVAVAPFAFELDDQAIAIILDSAGQESSDTLLDAARSCPVDAIIITDKNGKQLHP, encoded by the coding sequence ATGTCAGATACACAAACTAAACAAGTAGGTGATTTATCCGTTACTGTTGATCGAAGTTTATGTATTGGAGCAGCTAGCTGTGTTGCTGTAGCTCCTTTTGCATTTGAATTAGACGATCAGGCAATAGCGATTATTTTAGATAGTGCGGGTCAAGAGAGTAGCGATACATTGCTGGATGCGGCTCGTTCCTGTCCAGTGGATGCGATTATAATCACAGATAAAAATGGTAAACAGCTACACCCATGA